A single region of the Salvia miltiorrhiza cultivar Shanhuang (shh) chromosome 8, IMPLAD_Smil_shh, whole genome shotgun sequence genome encodes:
- the LOC130998404 gene encoding uncharacterized protein LOC130998404, producing the protein MARRKDLSSFERVAIIEFLLEGSKNGKPSRGKITAAVQRWSCCRRTISRTWAAAKERRANGEVMSSMSKKIMRPRRKLVALDLQLIASLDLSKRSTIRKLACGVKCSKSTVGRWAKTGLIRAHSNAIKPDLTAPNKLLRLRFSLEALEYDRIMRSLTFKSMHNTVHIDEKWFYITKSAQRFYLTPEEIEPHRTCKNKKFITKVMFMCVVCRPVFGANGECLFDGKIGIFPFTELVPAKKNNKNRAAGTMEWKPIQSITKQVVKDCLIYQIIPAIKAKWPANASKTIFIQQDNARPHIQDSDPDFRAVASADGFDIHLVHQPPNSPDTNINDLGWFRAIQSLQTESMSTNVDGLVNAVINSFNELSPTTLNKVFLSLQSCMVEILKVKGRNSYKIPHLGKDALIRQDMLPLNLQVPSELVRECISYLIDNEALSISDTLMQNLGVNAGCTDEVELMVHQLQIQSTEVM; encoded by the exons ATGGCTAGAAGGAAGGATCTTTCTTCCTTTGAGAGGGTTGCCATCATCGAGTTTCTGCTTGAAGGAAGCAAAAATGGAAAGCCATCTCGAGGGAAGATTACTGCTGCTGTTCAAAGATGGAGCTGCTGCCGGCGGACGATCAGTCGTACTTGGGCAGCTGCAAAAGAACGAAGAGCAAATGGTGAGGTAATGAGTTCGATGAGTAAGAAAATAATGAGACCAAGGAGAAAACTTGTAGCTCTGGATTTACAGTTAATTGCTAGCCTAGATTTGTCAAAAAGATCAACAATTAGAAAGCTTGCATGTGGGGTTAAATGCAGTAAAAGCACAGTGGGTAGATGGGCAAAAACTGGACTGATCAGGGCTCATTCGAATGCAATAAAACCTGATCTCACAGCTCCAAACAAGTTGCTTAGGCTACGGTTTTCcttagaagctctagaatatgaTAGGATTATGAGGAGTTTGACATTTAAAAGCATGCACAACACAGTCCACattgatgagaaatggttctACATCACAAAAAGTGCACAAAGGTTCTACTTAACTCCTGAAGAGATAGAACCTCATAGGACATGCAAGAACAAGAAGTTCATCACCAAGGTGATGTTCATGTGTGTTGTATGTAGGCCAGTGTTTGGGGCTAATGGTGAGTGCTTGTTTGATGGAAAAATTGGAATTTTTCCATTCACTGAACTTGTTCCAGCAAAAAAGAACAATAAGAACAGGGCTGCAGGCACTATGGAGTGGAAGCCAATTCAAAGCATCACCAAACAAGTGGTGAAAGACTGCCTGATATACCAG ATAATTCCTGCTATTAAAGCTAAGTGGCCAGCCAATGCAAGCAAAACCATCTTTATTCAGCAAGATAATGCTAGGcctcacattcaagactcagaCCCTGATTTCAGGGCTGTTGCTTCAGCTGATGGCTTTGATATTCACTTGGTGCATCAACCACCAAACTCCCCAGACACAAACATTAATGATTTGGGGTGGTTTAGGGCAATACAAAGCCTCCAAACTGAATCAATGTCTACAAATGTGGATGGCCTAGTGAATGCAGTGATTAATTCATTCAATGAGTTAAGCCCAACTACTTTAAATAAAGTTTTCTTAAGCTTGCAAAGCTGTATGGTGGAAATTCTGAAAGTGAAGGGGAGGAATAGCTATAAGATCCCTCATTTAGGGAAGGATGCTTTGATTAGGCAGGATATGCTGCCCTTGAATCTCCAAGTTCCAAGTGAACTTGTAAGGGAGTGCATATCCTACCTAATTGACAATGAAGCATTGTCAATTAGTGATACACTAATGCAGAATTTGGGAGTTAATGCAGGTTGCACAGATGAGGTTGAGTTGATGGTGCATCAActtcaaattcaatcaactgaAGTTATGTGA